A window of the Hordeum vulgare subsp. vulgare chromosome 5H, MorexV3_pseudomolecules_assembly, whole genome shotgun sequence genome harbors these coding sequences:
- the LOC123452654 gene encoding uncharacterized protein LOC123452654 has protein sequence MATEVTLRRFNLSDVDAMMAWTSDPEVATFCRWEPCASTEALLAHIRDTVLPHQWFRAIYLAGDGRPVGAVSLEPTADRCRGELGYVVARAHWGRGVATAAVRCALAAVFGEVAGLARVEALVDVDNPASQRVVEKAGFRREGVLRRHYWHKGRVRDLVMYGFVSGDPFRPSHEGRESMEQEATARTPERADEVTIGLFDLADADAMTAWAADPVLVPPTASMASGVYFSPSRGALLAFLRGTVLPHTWVRAVCLGGAIVGAVTVSPTEDRCRAEVGVALARAHQGRGVAAAALRRAATAAFGDLEGVERVEALVDADDAASRRALEDAGFRREAVLRSHRAAGDVVVYSLISTDDPLHD, from the exons ATGGCGACGGAGGTGACCCTCCGCCGCTTCAACCTCTCGGACGTGGACGCCATGATGGCATGGACGTCGGACCCCGAGGTCGCCACCTTCTGCCGCTGGGAGCCCTGCGCGTCCACGGAAGCCCTGCTCGCCCACATCCGGGACACCGTGCTCCCGCACCAATGGTTCCGCGCCATCTACCTCGCCGGCGACGGCCGCCCCGTCGGCGCGGTGTCCCTGGAACCCACGGCGGACCGGTGCCGCGGGGAGCTCGGGTACGTGGTGGCCCGCGCGCACTGGGGTAGAGGCGTGGCCACCGCCGCCGTGAGATGCGCGCTCGCCGCGGTGTTCGGCGAAGTGGCGGGCCTGGCCCGCGTGGAGGCGCTCGTGGACGTGGACAACCCGGCGTCGCAGCGCGTGGTGGAGAAGGCCGGGTTCCGGCGCGAGGGCGTCCTGCGGCGCCACTACTGGCACAAGGGCCGCGTCAGGGATCTCGTCATGTACGGCTTCGTCTCCGGCGATCCCTTCCGCCCGTCACATGAG GGTCGGGAATCGATGGAGCAAGAAGCGACAGCCCGGACGCCGGAGCGCGCGGACGAGGTGACCATCGGGCTGTTCGACCTCGCCGACGCCGACGCCATGACGGCGTGGGCGGCAGACCCCGTACTAGTACCACCTACGGCCTCCATGGCGTCGGGGGTCTACTTCTCCCCGTCCCGCGGCGCCCTGCTCGCGTTCCTCCGAGGCACCGTGCTGCCGCACACCTGGGTCCGCGCCGTCTGCCTCGGCGGCGCCATCGTGGGCGCGGTGACTGTATCGCCCACAGAAGACCGGTGCCGCGCGGAGGTCGGAGTCGCGCTGGCGCGCGCTCACCAGGGCAGGGGCGTGGCCGCGGCGGCCCTGAGGCGCGCAGCGACCGCGGCGTTCGGGGACCTGGAGGGCGTGGAGCGCGTGGAGGCACTCGTGGACGCGGACGACGCCGCGTCCCGGCGCGCGCTGGAGGATGCCGGGTTCCGCCGCGAGGCCGTGCTGCGGAGCCACCGCGCCGCCGGGGACGTGGTCGTCTACAGCCTCATCTCCACCGATGATCCACTCCACGACTGA